A single Chanos chanos chromosome 8, fChaCha1.1, whole genome shotgun sequence DNA region contains:
- the hbegfb gene encoding heparin-binding EGF-like growth factor b, whose amino-acid sequence MSYFTHLFLFSVCVLLFVGAKVEAYKAEKSRTTAINRFLGQDEERTTTDVQTPVYDDDYSYEGDDNDYDSGDYGLEFPRVAFSTKPKDPSVVPVTGGKRKGKRKGKKKNPCRRQYKGFCIHGVCHYMEELKAPSCRCKPGYSGERCHLVTLPVGKNEDSYSQTTALVIIAVVLSLLCFAVIGILLAFRYHKKRDYTLDNEEKVKLEMTSVQ is encoded by the exons ATGTCTTATTTCACACACTTGTTCCTCTTCAGTGTTTGTG TGCTATTATTTGTCGGCGCTAAGGTGGAAGCGTACAAGGCCGAGAAATCCAGAACAACGGCCATCAATAGATTCCTTGGTCAGGACGAAGAGCGCACGACAACTGATGTACAGACACCAGTCTACGACGATGATTACTCTTATGAAGGCGACGACAATGACTACGACTCCGGGGATTATGGACTAGAATTTCCCAGAG TGGCTTTTTCCACCAAACCAAAGGATCCCTCCGTAGTGCCTGTAACAGGGGGCAAGAGGAAAgggaagaggaagggaaagaagaagaacCCCTGTCGGAGGCAATACAAAGGCTTCTGTATTCATGGAGTTTGTCACTACATGGAGGAACTGAAGGCTCCATCCTGCAG ATGTAAACCTGGATACTCTGGAGAGCGGTGTCATCTCGTCACATTGCCAGtgggaaaaaatgaagacagtTACAGTCAAACCACAGCACTGGTGATCATAGCCGTGGTCTTATCTCTCTTGTGTTTCGCAGTAATTGGCATTTTACTGGCATTCAG GTATCACAAAAAACGTGATTATACTTTGGACAATGAGGAGAAAGTCAAACTGGAAATGACCTCAGTACAGTAA